Proteins encoded by one window of Candidatus Omnitrophota bacterium:
- a CDS encoding TolC family protein — translation MIQFSKNTLKLLRVFYARPQQQFYIQELGRMLRVKPGVFQRTLYKLEKQGVLQSSFKANARFFSANENYPLYKEFRAIVQKIANLIIIIAIFNFILAGSGPGFCDEQKSQALSLSSLKDAIKIAFKNNKDIRIQEYALKIADADILNARSEFLPKVDFNAGYTRNGAVLASSTSATKKDNGIFSGYKNDNTMGISINDTLYNGGANLAALREAQLALKEQRETLRATKLNVEFEAKRLYYGLLLAYETRRIAEDLVEQARSHYEEVKHNFKQGTSSRFDVLQSKVQVSLLMPQLINAQNSIDLIIAEMNKLLGLRISDKIIINDKLVYAPFEIKEVDFLKEAYLNEPEMILKSLGIDINKWAIKYAKAGWLPQVETSAEYSYRSNNYANMFNNKHNNWNIGLSVSVPIFDGFSTKAKVDAAKAKYMQAVIGKENLADQVAVDVRQACLDLVEASSLIKSQEDNLQDAKEALEISYVRYNNGVGINLDVLDAQVSLAKVEKNLSEGIYDYIMAQAKLDRVMGRGLVEEEK, via the coding sequence ATGATACAGTTTTCCAAAAATACCCTTAAACTCTTAAGAGTTTTTTACGCGCGCCCCCAGCAGCAGTTTTATATCCAGGAGCTGGGCCGTATGCTCAGGGTTAAGCCGGGGGTCTTCCAAAGGACCCTTTATAAGCTGGAAAAACAGGGGGTCTTGCAGAGTAGTTTCAAGGCTAACGCCCGCTTTTTCAGCGCCAATGAAAATTACCCCCTATATAAGGAATTTAGGGCAATCGTTCAAAAGATAGCTAATCTGATAATTATCATAGCTATCTTTAATTTTATCCTTGCCGGTTCCGGCCCAGGTTTTTGCGATGAGCAAAAATCACAGGCCTTGTCGCTTTCCTCGCTAAAGGATGCGATTAAGATTGCCTTTAAGAACAACAAGGATATCCGGATACAGGAGTATGCGCTGAAAATAGCCGATGCCGATATCTTAAATGCCAGAAGCGAATTCCTGCCGAAAGTTGATTTTAATGCCGGTTATACCCGTAACGGCGCGGTGCTGGCATCTTCAACTAGCGCTACCAAGAAGGATAACGGGATATTCAGCGGTTACAAAAACGATAACACTATGGGAATTAGCATAAATGACACTCTCTATAACGGAGGGGCCAATCTGGCTGCCTTAAGAGAGGCGCAGCTTGCCTTAAAAGAACAGAGAGAGACTTTAAGGGCGACAAAACTTAACGTGGAGTTTGAAGCCAAGCGGCTTTATTACGGGCTCTTGCTTGCTTATGAGACAAGGCGTATCGCAGAAGATTTAGTAGAGCAGGCCAGGAGCCATTATGAGGAAGTAAAACACAATTTTAAACAGGGGACTTCTTCTCGGTTTGATGTCTTACAGTCCAAGGTGCAGGTTTCCCTGCTCATGCCGCAGTTAATCAACGCGCAGAATTCCATAGACTTGATTATCGCCGAAATGAATAAATTACTCGGCTTAAGGATAAGCGATAAGATAATTATCAACGATAAATTAGTTTATGCGCCGTTTGAAATAAAGGAAGTGGATTTCTTGAAAGAGGCTTATTTGAATGAGCCGGAGATGATTTTAAAGTCCCTGGGCATAGATATCAACAAGTGGGCGATTAAATACGCTAAGGCAGGCTGGCTTCCGCAGGTAGAGACAAGCGCGGAATATTCGTACCGCTCCAATAATTACGCAAATATGTTTAATAATAAGCATAATAACTGGAATATAGGGCTTTCCGTAAGCGTGCCCATCTTCGACGGATTTTCTACCAAGGCAAAGGTGGATGCGGCCAAGGCAAAATACATGCAGGCAGTTATCGGGAAAGAGAATTTAGCCGACCAGGTGGCTGTGGACGTAAGGCAAGCCTGCCTGGACCTGGTAGAGGCATCATCACTGATAAAATCGCAGGAAGATAATCTCCAGGATGCCAAGGAAGCGTTAGAGATTTCCTATGTCCGTTACAATAACGGCGTGGGCATAAACCTGGATGTTCTGGATGCGCAGGTCTCTTTAGCTAAAGTAGAAAAGAACCTTAGTGAAGGTATTTATGATTATATTATGGCCCAGGCAAAGCTGGATAGGGTTATGGGCAGGGGCCTGGTAGAGGAGGAGAAATGA